ATTCTCCTCCTGCGTTGAATTTGGCAGCTGCCCCATTTCCATCCATAGTGAAGAGTTTGCACATTTTAGCATTGTCATGCACAGGAGAAGATTTCCGAGAGGACACGGGGGAATTGGTGGGGCTGAGCTGTACCGCCGTTGTGTCCTGCACTGTGTGTTCACTTGTCTCAATCTCAAAGGCTGCATTGCCTGGTTTAATAAACCCAATATTAGATCCCGGCTTACATTTCCTGTTTCCATGGGCTGGAGGTCTGCGGCTGCAGATACAGCATGCCCCAAAGAATGCAAAGGCAACTACTAATAGGATGGGTCCAATGATTATTGGCGGGTTGTTCACTGGCAGAAAAGTCCCAAAGGCAAAGGCACCGACCAAAGTGATGTTGATTCCGGCCAACATAATGCAGAGACCGCAGGCACAGCACAAGGCAGGAGAGGGCAAACCGTGAGGACGGGTCTTCTTTGGAGCGGGTTTCTGTGCCAGCGATGAGTTACTTTTGTCTGTAAACATCATGATTTGGATGTGAATTCTCCTGCCGCCCCTTCATGTGACCTGTTGAAACCATAAGAACAATCAGTAATGGAGCATAATGTGAACTACAAGGCCCAGAAGTCTGGAGGTTCAGCACAAATGTCTGGTATACTGTCCATAGAAGGGACCTGTCCTCACCTGCGTTCACTGCACCCTGACCAGCCCGGCACATCACATAATAGTCATCCTCTAAGGGGTCAGATCAAGCATTAAGATTGTCCGATTAGACGTTCAGACTTGCAAAAGCCAAAAACCCTTATATTGTAAATATAGTGAGAGCAGACGATTACCAAGCAGTCCGAGCACTCAACAGGAGCAAATATTTAGGTATGAGATTAATGGATATGGATGATGGGACAAATCTCAGTGCCTCTGTCAGACTGGTCCGACAAATCTCAATAAATACTGATTCCATCTGTTCCTGGAGTGCGAGGGTGTAGGACACATGTGTGTCTTGTCTGTAGTGTGGTTGTAGTGTTCCTATCTCAGGGTGTAGGACACGTGTCTCTTGTCTGTAATGTGGCTGTACTGTTCCTATCCCAGGGTGTAGGACACATGTGTCTCGTCTGCAATGTGGTTGTAGTCTTCCTATCTCAGGGTGTAGGACACAGGTCTCTCTTGTCTTTAGTGTGGTTGTAGTGTTCCTATCCCAGGGTGTAGGACACATGTCTCGATTGTAGTGTGGTTGTAGTGTTCCTATCTCAGGGTGTAGGACACAGGTCTCTCTTGTCTGTAGTGTGGCTGTAGTATTCCTATCCCAGGGTGTAGGACGCATGTGTCTCGTCTGTAGTGTGGTTGTAGTCTTCCTATCTCAGGGTGTAGGACACAGGTCTCTCTTGTCTGTAGTGTGGTTGTAGTGTTCCTATCCCAGGGTGTAGGACACATGTCTCGATTGTAGTGTGGTTGTAGTGTTCCTATCTCAGAGTGTAGGACATGTGTGTCTCGTGTCTGTATTGTGGCTGTAGTGTTCCTATCCCAGGGTGTAGGACTCGTGTCTCTTGTCTGTAGTGTGGCTGTAGTGTTCCTATTTCAGGGTTTGGGAC
The nucleotide sequence above comes from Dendropsophus ebraccatus isolate aDenEbr1 chromosome 8, aDenEbr1.pat, whole genome shotgun sequence. Encoded proteins:
- the TMEM275 gene encoding transmembrane protein 275, producing the protein MMFTDKSNSSLAQKPAPKKTRPHGLPSPALCCACGLCIMLAGINITLVGAFAFGTFLPVNNPPIIIGPILLVVAFAFFGACCICSRRPPAHGNRKCKPGSNIGFIKPGNAAFEIETSEHTVQDTTAVQLSPTNSPVSSRKSSPVHDNAKMCKLFTMDGNGAAAKFNAGGESIQLNLPRDPVT